A single window of Nicotiana sylvestris chromosome 5, ASM39365v2, whole genome shotgun sequence DNA harbors:
- the LOC104244253 gene encoding uncharacterized protein, giving the protein MLQCLHPSIMKDIEKHGYTVPTSIQAQSMPVALSGRDLLGCVETGNGKTAAFNIPMIQVVYFISMSYSESHCLAQQPLQRGDGLLALVLAPTRELPQQIERAGAH; this is encoded by the exons ATGTTACAG TGCTTGCATCCTAGCATCATGAAGGATATTGAAAAGCATGGGTACACTGTACCGACTTCTATTCAGGCTCAATCCATGCCAGTTGCTCTTAGTGGAAGAGATCTCTTGGGTTGTGTTGAAACTGGTAATGGGAAGACCGCTGCATTCAACATACCCATGATACAAGTTGTGTATTTCATTTCCATGTCATATTCTGAATCT CATTGTTTGGCTCAACAACCTCTTCAACGTGGTGATGGACTTTTGGCATTAGTGTTGGCGCCTACGAGAGAGCTTCCACAACAAATAGAGAGAG CTGGAGCTCATTGA